The nucleotide sequence ATGACCTCGCGCATTCAAGCTTCATCTTTCCGGCGATCGTCGATCGCGGCGACGTCGTGGTGGCGATCGGCACCGGTGGCTCGTCGCCGGTCGTGGCGCGCCGCGTGCGCGAGCGGATCGAGGCGCTGCTGCCGGCGCGGATCGGCGAGCTCGCGGGCTTCATCGGCGACTTCCGCAAGATCATCAATCCGCTGATCGCCGAGATGCCGCTCCGCCGCCGCTTCTGGGAGCGCGTCGTCGACGGCCCGATCGGCGCGCTGGTGCTGGCCGGGCGCAAGCAGGAGGCCGAGGCGGCGCTGCACGGCATCGCCGATCCCACCGCCTTCGCGGGTGCCGATCATGCCGGCCGCAGCGAAGGCCATGTCACCTTGGTCGGCGCCGGCCCGGGCGATCCCGATCTCCTGACCATCAAGGCGCTGCGCGCGCTGCAGGACGCCGATGTCGTGTTCTACGACGAGCTGGTGACCCCAGAGATTCTCGATCGCATCCGCCGCGACGCCTCGCGCGTGCCGGTCGGCCGCCGCGTCGGCAAGCCCGGCATCGGCCAGGATGCGGTCAACAAGCTGCTGATCGACGCCGCCCGCGAGGGCAAGCGCGCGGTCAGGCTCAAGGGCGGCGACGCTTTCGTGTTCGGCCGTGGCGGCGAGGAGGTCGATGCGCTGCGCAAGGCCGGCGTGTCCTACACCATCGTGCCCGGCATCACCGCCGGTATCGGCGCGGCCGCGCAGTTCGAGGTGCCGTTGACCTTCCGCAGCAAGGCGCTGCGCATCACCTTCCTCACCGCACACAAAGAGCGCGATGCCGAGGCGGTCGATTGGTCGGTCCTGACGGATACCAAGATGA is from Bradyrhizobium sp. ORS 285 and encodes:
- the cysG gene encoding siroheme synthase CysG encodes the protein MQYLPVFLDLKTGPVLLIGAGELVRAKLRVLLSAGARIRWFATDGDFDLGGLDDHGQIERREGDPLSADLSGVIAVLCAGAGDIGVAMSARARSVGLPVNVMDDLAHSSFIFPAIVDRGDVVVAIGTGGSSPVVARRVRERIEALLPARIGELAGFIGDFRKIINPLIAEMPLRRRFWERVVDGPIGALVLAGRKQEAEAALHGIADPTAFAGADHAGRSEGHVTLVGAGPGDPDLLTIKALRALQDADVVFYDELVTPEILDRIRRDASRVPVGRRVGKPGIGQDAVNKLLIDAAREGKRAVRLKGGDAFVFGRGGEEVDALRKAGVSYTIVPGITAGIGAAAQFEVPLTFRSKALRITFLTAHKERDAEAVDWSVLTDTKMTVVVYMGMTAAPAVRSGLLAAGRSPQTPVGVFARVTRPDAQAAVGTLDQLPDLVGQIDGGPAILIIGDVVAHSAPWRQQNLSGVIAKLLEPV